The following coding sequences are from one Pseudomonadota bacterium window:
- the nuoH gene encoding NADH-quinone oxidoreductase subunit NuoH, with translation MNGFDHAFEALFNQLPLPDAVRQLLTMKVVLMLISMGLIIGFISVLVLFLIWLERKISARIQRRMGPMTSGPSFLRSGNMWFGGLLQTAADAIKLLTKETVTPADVDYIVFVLAPCIVFAASLMAYVVIPFGPDASVSDLNVGVLYLLAVGSMTVLGIMMAGWGSNSKYSLLGGLRSVAQMISYEIPMIFAVLGPVLMAGSLSLQEIIQVQERTAWFIWPNIIGFVVFIIAGTAETNRPPFDLPEGESELVAGFVTEYSGMQFAMFFLAEFSNMFVISAVAAALFLGGWSLPFGITQMMRASGMPHVLFSALGAVVFLTKTLVIVLILMWVRWTFPRVRVDQLMHFGWKTLLPFSFVNLLIAAVYMIAYKQIFGEAVFKQIFGAMS, from the coding sequence ATGAACGGATTCGACCACGCCTTCGAGGCGCTCTTCAACCAGCTCCCCCTGCCAGACGCGGTGCGCCAGCTCCTCACGATGAAGGTCGTGCTGATGCTCATCAGCATGGGCCTCATCATCGGCTTCATCAGCGTGCTCGTGCTGTTCCTCATCTGGCTCGAGCGCAAGATCAGCGCGCGAATCCAGCGGCGCATGGGCCCCATGACCTCTGGCCCCAGCTTCCTTCGCAGCGGCAACATGTGGTTCGGCGGCCTTCTCCAGACGGCCGCCGACGCCATCAAGCTGCTCACCAAGGAGACGGTGACGCCGGCCGATGTCGACTACATCGTCTTCGTGCTCGCGCCGTGCATCGTCTTCGCGGCCTCGCTGATGGCCTACGTGGTGATTCCCTTCGGCCCGGACGCCTCGGTGAGCGATCTCAACGTGGGCGTGCTGTACCTGCTCGCCGTGGGCTCCATGACCGTGCTCGGCATCATGATGGCCGGCTGGGGCTCGAACAGCAAATACTCTCTCCTGGGCGGCCTTCGCTCGGTGGCCCAGATGATCTCGTACGAGATCCCCATGATCTTCGCCGTGCTCGGCCCCGTGCTGATGGCGGGCTCGCTCAGCCTGCAGGAGATCATACAGGTTCAGGAGCGCACCGCCTGGTTCATCTGGCCGAACATCATCGGATTCGTGGTGTTCATCATTGCGGGCACCGCCGAGACCAACCGCCCCCCCTTCGACCTGCCTGAGGGAGAGTCTGAGCTGGTGGCCGGCTTCGTCACCGAGTACAGCGGCATGCAGTTCGCCATGTTCTTCCTCGCAGAGTTCTCGAACATGTTCGTGATCTCGGCGGTGGCGGCGGCCCTCTTCCTGGGCGGATGGTCGCTCCCCTTCGGCATCACCCAGATGATGCGCGCCAGCGGCATGCCCCACGTGCTCTTCTCGGCGCTCGGCGCGGTGGTGTTCCTGACCAAGACCCTGGTCATCGTTCTCATCTTGATGTGGGTCCGCTGGACCTTCCCGCGCGTGCGCGTCGACCAGCTGATGCACTTCGGATGGAAGACCCTGCTGCCGTTCTCGTTCGTGAACCTGCTCATCGCGGCAGTCTACATGATCGCGTACAAGCAGATCTTCGGTGAAGCCGTCTTCAAACAGATCTTCGGAGCGATGTCGTGA
- a CDS encoding NADH-quinone oxidoreductase subunit J: MNPYLFYAIAAVVLFGALGVVRSSNIFHAGLSLALTFGAVAAVYGMLDAHFLAVVQVLIYVGAIAVILKFAVMLTQHIGQQEPHAPLSQQFPALVGCLAFAFLALYAIYHQTWALAPWDPAHSYISVRDLGKLFLGQERGGFLFPFEMVGVLLLMALIGAVMVASKEES, from the coding sequence ATGAACCCCTATCTCTTCTACGCCATCGCCGCCGTCGTGCTCTTCGGCGCTCTCGGCGTGGTGCGGTCGTCGAACATCTTCCACGCAGGCCTCAGCCTGGCGCTCACCTTCGGCGCGGTCGCCGCGGTGTACGGAATGCTCGACGCCCACTTCCTCGCCGTCGTGCAGGTGCTCATCTACGTGGGCGCCATCGCGGTCATCCTGAAGTTCGCCGTGATGCTGACCCAGCACATCGGTCAGCAAGAGCCGCACGCGCCGCTCTCGCAGCAGTTTCCCGCACTGGTCGGGTGCCTGGCCTTCGCGTTTCTCGCGCTGTACGCCATCTATCACCAGACCTGGGCCCTTGCCCCGTGGGACCCGGCGCACAGCTACATCAGCGTGCGCGACCTCGGAAAGCTCTTCCTGGGCCAGGAACGGGGCGGTTTTCTCTTCCCGTTCGAGATGGTGGGTGTGCTGCTCCTGATGGCCCTGATCGGCGCCGTCATGGTGGCCTCGAAGGAGGAATCGTAG
- a CDS encoding NADH-quinone oxidoreductase subunit N, translated as MIADSLKFIPAELLVTLGAIIMLGLEAWGLTDRKKLAWVGAGTCLLALLMNLRCYHNASPALFGGAYMVDDAAVFLKTLMLAVTALALIIAPPCVSTQISRPGEYYTLFMFTGLGMLFLASANDLITIFLAIEMTSMPMYVLSASRKSNKRSAEAGLKFFVLGALASAFYLFGASLTMGTTGTIYVTEIAQKISSLNPAPQALIVGMLCMLGAFAFKIAAAPFHMWAPDVYEGAPVSTTAFLSTGPKIGGMAVLLRVLTTGFSATAVGLNIKGDWMLVISVLSLLSMTVGNLIAMHQTNIKRMLAFSGIAHMGYMLVGVAAASVKGTAAVLFYLWLYTLGSLGAWAVIITCCAATESEEIKDLAGLSRRSPALALTLLLAFLSLAGLPPLSGFVGKFYLFTAAWHTGLSWLVLAGIVNSVASLFYYMGVLKAVYWLEPTSDAPIAISAGVRVAMLVGLVAAVVLGLLPGLSSWATLVASTFHPSL; from the coding sequence GTGATTGCCGATAGCCTGAAGTTCATCCCGGCCGAGCTCCTCGTCACGCTCGGCGCGATCATCATGCTCGGCCTCGAGGCCTGGGGCCTCACCGATCGGAAGAAGCTCGCCTGGGTCGGCGCTGGCACGTGTCTGCTCGCTCTCCTGATGAACCTGAGATGCTACCACAACGCGTCGCCCGCGCTCTTCGGAGGCGCGTACATGGTCGATGACGCGGCCGTGTTCCTGAAGACGCTCATGCTGGCTGTCACCGCGCTTGCGCTCATCATCGCGCCGCCGTGCGTCAGCACCCAGATCTCGCGGCCCGGAGAGTACTACACCCTGTTCATGTTCACGGGGTTGGGCATGCTCTTCCTGGCCTCGGCCAACGATCTCATCACCATCTTTCTCGCCATCGAGATGACCTCGATGCCGATGTATGTGCTTTCGGCCAGTCGCAAGAGCAACAAGCGCTCCGCCGAGGCGGGGCTCAAGTTCTTCGTGCTCGGCGCGCTGGCGTCGGCCTTCTACCTGTTCGGCGCGAGCCTCACGATGGGAACCACCGGCACCATCTACGTGACCGAGATCGCCCAGAAGATCTCCTCGCTCAACCCCGCGCCCCAGGCGCTCATCGTCGGCATGCTCTGCATGCTCGGCGCGTTCGCCTTCAAGATCGCCGCGGCCCCCTTCCACATGTGGGCCCCCGACGTGTACGAGGGCGCTCCCGTGTCGACCACCGCCTTCCTCTCCACCGGACCGAAGATCGGCGGCATGGCCGTGCTGCTCCGCGTGCTCACCACGGGCTTCAGCGCTACGGCGGTGGGGCTCAACATCAAGGGCGACTGGATGCTGGTCATCTCGGTGCTGTCGCTTCTCTCGATGACCGTGGGCAACCTGATTGCCATGCACCAGACGAACATCAAGCGCATGCTGGCGTTCTCGGGCATCGCGCACATGGGCTACATGCTCGTGGGCGTGGCGGCGGCCTCGGTGAAGGGCACGGCGGCCGTGCTGTTCTACCTCTGGCTCTACACGCTGGGGTCGCTCGGTGCCTGGGCGGTCATCATCACGTGCTGCGCCGCCACTGAGTCAGAAGAGATCAAGGACCTGGCCGGGCTCTCACGACGATCGCCGGCCCTGGCGCTCACCCTTCTGCTGGCGTTCTTGAGCCTGGCGGGCCTGCCGCCCCTGTCTGGTTTCGTGGGCAAGTTCTACCTCTTCACCGCAGCCTGGCACACCGGGCTCTCGTGGCTCGTGCTCGCGGGCATCGTGAACAGCGTCGCCTCGCTCTTCTACTACATGGGCGTGCTGAAGGCGGTGTACTGGCTCGAGCCCACGAGCGACGCGCCCATCGCGATATCGGCCGGCGTGCGCGTCGCCATGCTCGTGGGTCTCGTCGCGGCGGTGGTGCTCGGTCTTCTGCCGGGGCTGTCGAGCTGGGCCACGCTGGTGGCCAGCACGTTCCACCCGTCGCTGTAG
- a CDS encoding NADH-quinone oxidoreductase subunit L, which produces MVTPFLAQITEAAPAHGATVAALSQGVMQYTGLIPLLPVLAFLIIVFVTRGQRMLSAIVAMACLAAAFFLSAGVLLERLAHPDVGPQVASLPWIMATNADGQAVMSVSIGVLVDNLSAIMLVVVTTVALLVQIYSTGYMNHEPTFGFAKFYAYLSLFTASMLGLVLATNFVQIYMCWELVGLSSYLLIGFWYYKKSAADAAKKAFVVTRFGDIGFLLGIITTFWLARSVDFVGPDNALDKMVELAKTYPQGVAIAAILVFCGAVGKSAQFPLHIWLPDAMEGPTPVSALIHAATMVAAGVYLVGRCYPMYQASPEASAVVGWIGAITALMAASIAIVQNDIKRVMAYSTVSQLGYMFMALGVGTTAGFVAGNFHLFTHAFFKALLFLSCGSIIHAVNTNDMWKMGGLRKAMPFTHAAMLMGCLALAGIPPFAGFWSKDAILDVAVHSPSMQIPAFFGYAAAFMTAFYVFRLYFVTFNGEYRGGDPGAPHDMSLSDEHHDDHGHGDSHHSVEVQPLGQHLPKENPPNMWVPLVLLAVGAVFLGFLNAEALHLNAYEHFLTAGHHAAEAPAAEGNPWPLLLISTGIAVAGVFLAYAMFGTDPRKGEERLRTTLGPMYKVLQNKYWFDELWTWLATNTMFLGARIANWVDANIVDGVFVRGTGKAVYLIGELLREEQSGKLQQYAMMMVVAVCVIIVGVGVADPNFILSPLKWWQQVQGGSTSMPPAP; this is translated from the coding sequence ATGGTGACACCTTTCCTCGCCCAGATCACCGAGGCGGCCCCCGCGCACGGCGCGACCGTCGCCGCCCTCTCTCAAGGCGTCATGCAGTACACCGGGCTGATCCCGTTGCTCCCCGTGCTCGCCTTCCTCATCATCGTCTTCGTGACGCGCGGCCAGCGCATGCTCAGCGCAATCGTGGCCATGGCGTGCCTCGCGGCTGCCTTCTTCCTGTCGGCGGGCGTGCTGCTCGAGCGACTGGCCCATCCGGACGTGGGTCCGCAGGTCGCCTCGTTGCCCTGGATCATGGCCACCAACGCTGACGGTCAGGCCGTCATGAGCGTCAGCATCGGCGTGCTCGTCGACAACCTGTCGGCCATCATGCTGGTGGTGGTGACCACGGTGGCCCTGCTGGTGCAGATCTACTCGACTGGCTACATGAACCACGAGCCAACCTTCGGCTTCGCCAAGTTCTACGCGTACCTGTCGCTCTTCACGGCGTCGATGCTGGGCCTCGTGCTCGCCACCAACTTCGTGCAGATCTACATGTGCTGGGAGCTGGTGGGCCTGTCGTCGTACCTGCTCATCGGTTTCTGGTACTACAAGAAGAGCGCGGCCGACGCGGCCAAGAAGGCCTTCGTGGTCACCCGCTTCGGTGACATCGGCTTCCTCCTCGGCATCATCACCACGTTCTGGCTCGCCCGCTCGGTCGACTTCGTGGGGCCGGACAACGCCCTCGACAAGATGGTCGAGCTGGCGAAGACCTACCCGCAAGGGGTGGCCATCGCCGCCATCCTCGTGTTCTGCGGGGCGGTGGGCAAGAGCGCCCAGTTCCCGCTCCACATCTGGCTGCCCGACGCCATGGAAGGCCCCACCCCCGTCAGCGCGCTCATCCACGCGGCGACGATGGTGGCCGCGGGCGTCTACCTCGTGGGGCGCTGCTACCCGATGTACCAGGCCAGCCCCGAGGCGTCGGCCGTGGTGGGCTGGATCGGCGCCATCACCGCCCTCATGGCGGCCAGCATCGCCATCGTGCAGAACGACATCAAGCGCGTGATGGCCTACTCGACCGTGAGCCAGCTCGGCTACATGTTCATGGCCCTGGGCGTGGGGACCACGGCCGGCTTCGTGGCCGGCAATTTCCACCTCTTCACCCACGCCTTCTTCAAGGCGCTGCTGTTCCTCAGCTGCGGGTCGATCATCCACGCCGTGAACACCAACGACATGTGGAAGATGGGCGGGCTGCGCAAGGCCATGCCCTTCACCCACGCCGCCATGCTGATGGGCTGCCTCGCCCTGGCGGGCATCCCGCCGTTCGCGGGTTTCTGGTCGAAGGACGCGATTCTCGACGTGGCGGTGCACTCGCCGTCGATGCAGATCCCGGCCTTCTTCGGCTATGCCGCGGCCTTCATGACCGCCTTCTACGTCTTCCGACTGTACTTCGTCACCTTCAACGGCGAGTATCGTGGCGGTGACCCTGGCGCGCCGCACGACATGAGCCTGAGCGACGAGCACCATGACGACCACGGGCACGGTGACAGCCATCACTCGGTCGAGGTGCAGCCCCTCGGGCAGCACCTGCCCAAGGAGAACCCGCCGAACATGTGGGTTCCGCTGGTGCTGCTGGCGGTCGGTGCCGTGTTCCTCGGGTTCCTCAACGCCGAGGCCCTTCACCTGAACGCCTACGAGCACTTCCTCACCGCGGGCCATCACGCCGCCGAGGCCCCCGCGGCAGAGGGCAACCCCTGGCCGCTGCTGCTGATCTCGACGGGCATCGCCGTCGCGGGGGTGTTCCTCGCCTACGCGATGTTCGGCACCGACCCCCGCAAGGGCGAGGAGCGCCTGCGCACAACGCTCGGGCCGATGTACAAGGTGCTGCAGAACAAGTACTGGTTCGACGAGCTCTGGACGTGGCTGGCCACCAACACCATGTTCCTCGGCGCGCGCATCGCCAACTGGGTCGACGCCAACATCGTCGACGGCGTCTTCGTGCGGGGCACGGGCAAGGCGGTGTATCTGATCGGCGAGCTGCTTCGTGAGGAGCAGTCTGGAAAGCTGCAGCAATACGCGATGATGATGGTCGTCGCGGTGTGCGTGATCATTGTCGGTGTCGGCGTGGCCGATCCGAACTTCATTCTCAGCCCCCTGAAGTGGTGGCAGCAGGTGCAGGGCGGTTCAACGTCCATGCCGCCGGCGCCGTAG
- the nuoK gene encoding NADH-quinone oxidoreductase subunit NuoK yields MNTVGLNEYLTLSVVLFSIGLYGVLTRRNAVAVLMSLELMFNAVNISLVSFTRFMGGGFEHAMGLVFALFVVTVAAAEVTLGVAIVLALYRTFHHINVEEVDLLKW; encoded by the coding sequence GTGAACACGGTTGGCCTCAACGAGTATCTCACCCTCTCGGTGGTCCTCTTCAGCATCGGGCTCTATGGCGTGCTCACCCGGCGCAATGCCGTCGCGGTGCTGATGTCGCTCGAGCTGATGTTCAACGCCGTGAACATCAGCCTGGTCTCGTTCACGCGGTTCATGGGAGGCGGCTTCGAGCACGCCATGGGCCTCGTGTTCGCGCTCTTCGTGGTCACGGTCGCGGCCGCCGAGGTGACCCTCGGCGTAGCCATCGTGCTCGCCCTGTACCGCACATTCCATCACATCAACGTGGAGGAGGTCGACCTCCTCAAATGGTGA
- a CDS encoding NADH-quinone oxidoreductase subunit M produces the protein MGILTTILLMPLVAMVLVMLTPRGKDDVVRGIAALSTFASMLLSMKMYYDFLNLEYALRANWQFVERLPWFPDLGIAYIVGVDGLNAPMVLLTGILAFASSVVSFGIKERVKEYYALALASIAGVFGIFMSLDLFFFILFYEMASVPLYFLLGIWGSVPKSGPRKVSIEYAATKLILYLQLGGGLAFLGILALWWNVTVPGATPGALMHTFDLTAIMAELGKNPLPHAVQTWLFPVMFIGFAVEGGFVPFHTWLPDGHSSAPTALSMLLAGVLLKMGSYGVLRLAIAPMPDGARTWMPFFMVLATVNVVYGALCALRQVDIKYLIAYSSVSHMGVVFLGLGCSSLGANNVMGVEGAVFQMFSHGVVTAMLFGLAGYVYEKTHTRNIEEMGGLAFRMPFLAATFTMAALASLGLPGLSGFVAEALVFFGLYRQNQVLTIVTVLALVVTATYLLRCVQKIFFGPSAEAHGHGDGHAHEKLTDIGGFQKVGPVVLGLTSLVVGICPSILLNAMHPSVVHLLSTLGGVQQ, from the coding sequence ATGGGAATTCTCACCACAATCCTGCTGATGCCGCTGGTGGCGATGGTCCTCGTGATGCTCACACCGCGCGGCAAGGACGACGTCGTGCGCGGAATCGCCGCGCTGTCCACGTTTGCCTCGATGCTGCTGTCGATGAAGATGTACTACGACTTCTTGAACCTCGAGTACGCGCTGCGCGCGAACTGGCAGTTCGTCGAGCGTCTCCCGTGGTTCCCCGACCTGGGCATCGCCTACATCGTGGGCGTTGACGGCCTCAACGCGCCGATGGTGCTGCTCACGGGCATCCTGGCATTCGCGTCGTCTGTGGTGTCGTTTGGCATCAAGGAGCGCGTCAAGGAGTACTACGCGCTCGCGCTTGCCTCGATCGCGGGGGTGTTCGGCATCTTCATGTCGCTCGATCTCTTCTTCTTCATCCTCTTCTACGAGATGGCGTCGGTGCCGCTGTACTTCCTGCTCGGCATCTGGGGCTCGGTTCCGAAGAGCGGGCCGCGCAAGGTCTCCATCGAGTACGCCGCCACCAAGCTCATCCTGTACCTGCAGCTGGGAGGCGGTCTGGCCTTCCTCGGGATCCTGGCGCTGTGGTGGAACGTGACGGTGCCCGGGGCAACCCCAGGCGCCCTGATGCACACCTTCGACCTGACGGCCATCATGGCCGAGCTCGGCAAGAACCCGCTGCCGCACGCCGTGCAGACCTGGCTCTTCCCGGTGATGTTCATCGGCTTTGCGGTGGAAGGTGGTTTCGTCCCATTCCACACCTGGCTGCCGGACGGCCACTCCTCGGCCCCCACGGCACTCTCGATGCTGCTGGCCGGCGTGCTGCTGAAGATGGGCAGCTACGGCGTGCTGCGCCTGGCCATCGCCCCGATGCCCGATGGTGCGCGCACGTGGATGCCCTTCTTCATGGTGCTGGCCACCGTGAACGTGGTGTACGGCGCACTGTGCGCCCTGCGGCAGGTCGACATCAAGTACCTGATCGCCTACTCGTCGGTGAGCCACATGGGCGTGGTCTTCCTGGGCCTCGGATGCAGCAGCCTGGGCGCCAACAACGTCATGGGCGTCGAGGGCGCCGTCTTCCAGATGTTCTCGCACGGCGTGGTCACGGCCATGCTCTTCGGCCTGGCCGGCTACGTGTACGAGAAGACGCACACGCGCAACATCGAGGAGATGGGCGGGCTGGCCTTCCGGATGCCGTTCCTCGCCGCCACCTTCACCATGGCCGCGCTGGCGTCGCTCGGTCTGCCCGGTCTGAGCGGGTTCGTGGCGGAGGCGCTGGTCTTCTTCGGCCTGTATCGCCAGAACCAGGTGCTCACCATCGTGACGGTGCTGGCGCTGGTGGTCACCGCCACCTATCTCCTGCGCTGCGTGCAGAAGATCTTCTTCGGACCGAGCGCCGAGGCCCACGGCCACGGCGACGGTCACGCACATGAGAAGCTCACCGACATCGGTGGCTTCCAGAAGGTCGGGCCGGTCGTGCTCGGCCTCACCTCACTCGTGGTAGGTATCTGCCCGAGCATCCTGCTGAACGCGATGCACCCCTCGGTGGTTCATCTGCTGTCGACCCTGGGAGGCGTCCAACAGTGA